A region from the Chelmon rostratus isolate fCheRos1 chromosome 6, fCheRos1.pri, whole genome shotgun sequence genome encodes:
- the mdkb gene encoding midkine b translates to MRSLFSVTLLLLLALTLTAEANRRAKAHKGGKHEKSRPASECSAAETQYGKCVPEHGDCGDGLREATCKDRTDKIHCKIPCNWKKDISDCKYKFGPWGSCDAATNTKSRSGTLKRALFNAECQTTVKVSKPCSPKVKKTRGDKKSN, encoded by the exons atGCGAAGCTTGTTCTCAgtgacgctgctgctgcttctggcCCTGACGCTCACCGCCGAGGCCAACAGAAGAGCCAAAGCTCACAAAG GTGGGAAACATGAGAAGTCCAGACCTGCTTCAGAGTGCTCCGCTGCAGAGACGCAGTACGGGAAGTGTGTTCCAGAGCACGGAGACTGTGGAGACGGTCTGAGAGAGGCCACCTGCAAAGACCGCACGGACAAGATCCACTGCAAGATCCCCTGCAACTGGAAGAAGGACATCA GTGACTGTAAGTATAAGTTCGGTCCGTGGGGATCCTGCGACGCCGCCACCAACACCAAGAGCCGATCAGGAACGCTGAAGAGGGCGCTGTTCAATGCTGAGTGTCAGACCACCGTCAAGGTGTCCAAACCCTGTTCCCCCAAAGTCAAGAAAACCAGAG GAGACAAGAAGTCAAACTGA